In Carya illinoinensis cultivar Pawnee chromosome 9, C.illinoinensisPawnee_v1, whole genome shotgun sequence, the following are encoded in one genomic region:
- the LOC122277138 gene encoding uncharacterized mitochondrial protein AtMg00310-like, giving the protein MGVFKIPKSLLLEIGLLVQQFWWGQKAEERKIHLCHWDKMCKAKAIGGLGFRDLEHFNLVMLAKQVWRLLHFPESLAAKVLSSKYYPDGQFLKATITRHPSLILRTIMAAKPLLDEGLFWHIGNGADTKIWHHKWLPIPTSFKVQNHIDLLDPEETVFALIMKPKPGRQK; this is encoded by the coding sequence ATGGGTGTTTTCAAGATTCCTAAGTCCCTTTTATTGGAAATTGGTCTATTGGTTCAACAATTCTGGTGGGGTCAAAAAGCTGAGGAGAGGAAGATTCACTTGTGTCATTGGGATAAAATGTGCAAAGCTAAAGCAATTGGTGGGTTAGGATTCAGAGACCTTGAACATTTTAATCTTGTTATGCTGGCTAAACAAGTGTGGAGATTGCTTCATTTCCCTGAGTCCCTTGCTGCAAAGGTTCTCTCTTCTAAATACTATCCTGATGGTCAATTTCTCAAGGCTACAATTACAAGGCACCCATCCCTTATATTGAGAACTATCATGGCTGCAAAACCATTGTTAGATGAAGGATTATTTTGGCATATTGGTAATGGTGCAGATACTAAGATTTGGCACCATAAATGGTTGCCTATTCCAACATCCTTCAAAGTTCAAAATCATATAGATTTGTTGGATCCTGAGGAGACAGTTTTTGCACTGATCATGAAGCCAAAACCTGGAAGACAAAAGTGA